Proteins encoded by one window of Tunturibacter psychrotolerans:
- a CDS encoding IS481 family transposase, translated as MPWKEIRIMDQRLQFLSSYQKEEMSVADLCRAYGISRPTAYRWINRYNETGPEGLVDRSSRPHSCSHATLEPIENTILVLRAKHPSWGARKLKARLEMLQPDMVWPAASTFGNILSRAGLTSPQKKRKRTTPCSEPFSLVTGPNQLWCMDFKGYFATGDGKRCDPFTITDAHSRYLIRCQIVSRIDLSQVQAICEAAMREYGMPARIRTDNGAPFAGTGLLGLSKLSLGWMKLGIVHEGIQAGRPQQNGRHERMHRTLKEDTTKPPAASLRAQQSRFDNFRYVFNNERPHEGLNNQVPATLYMPSAIRLPRKLLEFTYPKGLQLQRVNNSGDISWHKNRIFISEVFRFEELGVELITPGLYRVFFRDMEIGELNSEELRFRAVRRVV; from the coding sequence ATGCCCTGGAAAGAGATCCGGATCATGGATCAACGCCTGCAGTTTTTGTCGAGTTATCAGAAGGAAGAGATGTCGGTAGCGGACCTGTGTCGCGCCTATGGGATCTCGCGTCCCACAGCCTACCGTTGGATCAACCGCTACAACGAGACGGGGCCGGAGGGACTCGTGGATCGCAGCAGCCGGCCACACAGTTGTTCGCACGCGACGCTTGAGCCGATCGAGAACACCATCCTTGTGCTTCGGGCCAAGCATCCGTCCTGGGGTGCGCGCAAGCTCAAGGCAAGGCTGGAGATGCTGCAGCCAGACATGGTCTGGCCTGCTGCTAGCACCTTCGGCAACATCCTGAGCCGCGCGGGTCTGACCAGTCCTCAAAAGAAGAGAAAGCGGACGACGCCATGCTCAGAGCCGTTCTCTCTGGTCACGGGTCCGAATCAGCTGTGGTGCATGGATTTCAAGGGTTACTTCGCCACCGGCGACGGCAAGCGTTGCGATCCGTTCACCATCACGGACGCGCATAGCCGTTATTTGATTCGCTGCCAGATCGTCTCGCGCATAGATCTAAGCCAGGTCCAGGCGATCTGCGAAGCAGCGATGCGGGAGTATGGGATGCCGGCGCGGATCAGAACAGACAACGGCGCACCGTTTGCGGGCACCGGGCTCTTGGGGCTGTCGAAGCTCTCGCTCGGATGGATGAAGCTCGGGATCGTGCACGAGGGCATTCAAGCAGGTCGGCCGCAACAAAACGGCCGCCACGAGCGGATGCATCGCACTTTGAAGGAGGACACGACCAAACCACCTGCGGCATCCCTTCGAGCACAGCAGAGCCGCTTTGACAACTTCCGCTACGTGTTCAACAACGAGCGCCCGCATGAGGGGCTAAACAACCAAGTTCCCGCAACTCTTTACATGCCCAGCGCGATACGACTGCCGCGCAAGTTGCTGGAGTTCACGTACCCGAAGGGGCTCCAGTTGCAACGAGTCAATAATAGCGGGGACATTAGCTGGCACAAGAACAGAATCTTCATCAGCGAAGTATTCCGCTTCGAAGAGTTGGGAGTCGAGTTGATCACACCGGGGCTTTATAGAGTCTTCTTTCGAGATATGGAGATAGGAGAACTCAATTCCGAAGAGCTTCGTTTCAGAGCTGTGCGTAGAGTGGTCTGA
- a CDS encoding amidase — protein MTNASSPLTLLRDALASAATDPVTIATEAAGRANSNASHNTYLTLTTTESLHRAELLPTIFSHAQNRPPLYGIPISIKDCFDVVGTTTSCGSHYYAQLNPNARKSSWVAQRLLDAGAIIPGKTHLHQLAYGITGENADYGDSVQPRDATLLTGGSSSGAAASVQEGSALAAIGTDTGGSVRVPAALCGLTGYRASLGVSRGEERWAGAFHLAPSFDTLGLLFRDLRDGPALASAIYDIPAAPTPTQLRIGYAGDDFTHDCEPEVLSAFAAWKQHLTHHGSTLTPIDTAFWADSLEIFSTIQASEAAQIHRNRYQHFEPAIADRLAWGASITTTQLETLHHRLDIFRTQISSLFQQVDLLLVPCAPVNKLIAGKDQSHIRGAILRYTTPASLAGLPTVTLAGEAIGAPFGTGMQLIAAPMQDAVLLAFAASL, from the coding sequence ATGACAAACGCCTCCTCTCCGCTCACCCTCCTACGCGATGCCCTCGCCTCCGCAGCAACCGACCCCGTCACCATCGCCACTGAGGCTGCCGGCAGGGCCAACAGCAACGCCTCACACAACACGTACCTGACCCTCACCACCACCGAATCGCTCCATCGCGCCGAATTACTCCCGACCATCTTCTCCCACGCTCAAAATCGCCCACCTCTTTATGGAATTCCAATCTCGATCAAAGACTGCTTCGACGTGGTCGGCACTACAACAAGCTGCGGCTCCCACTACTATGCGCAGCTCAACCCCAATGCCCGAAAAAGCTCCTGGGTCGCCCAGCGCTTATTGGACGCAGGCGCAATCATCCCCGGAAAAACTCATCTCCACCAACTCGCCTACGGAATCACTGGCGAAAACGCCGACTACGGCGACTCTGTCCAACCCCGCGACGCAACTCTACTTACAGGCGGCTCCTCGAGCGGCGCAGCCGCGAGCGTACAGGAAGGGTCCGCGCTCGCAGCCATCGGCACCGACACCGGCGGCTCAGTCCGCGTCCCAGCCGCACTCTGCGGACTCACTGGCTACCGTGCCTCTCTCGGCGTCAGCCGTGGCGAAGAACGCTGGGCCGGTGCCTTCCATCTAGCGCCATCCTTCGATACCCTCGGCCTGCTCTTCCGCGATCTCCGCGACGGCCCCGCACTGGCCAGCGCCATCTACGACATCCCCGCGGCCCCCACACCCACCCAACTCCGAATCGGCTACGCCGGGGACGATTTCACTCACGACTGCGAGCCCGAGGTCCTCTCCGCATTCGCTGCATGGAAGCAGCACCTCACCCATCACGGCTCAACCCTGACTCCAATCGACACTGCCTTCTGGGCCGACAGCTTGGAGATATTCAGCACCATACAGGCCAGCGAAGCAGCCCAAATCCACCGGAACCGCTATCAACACTTCGAGCCCGCAATCGCAGATCGCCTCGCATGGGGAGCGTCCATCACGACAACCCAACTCGAAACCCTCCACCATCGCCTGGATATCTTCCGCACTCAAATCTCGTCGCTCTTCCAACAAGTCGACCTCCTGCTCGTTCCATGCGCCCCGGTTAACAAACTCATCGCGGGCAAAGACCAATCTCACATCCGCGGAGCGATTCTGCGCTACACCACACCTGCCAGTCTCGCGGGCCTGCCCACCGTCACTCTCGCTGGAGAAGCTATCGGCGCACCCTTCGGCACAGGCATGCAGCTCATCGCCGCCCCCATGCAGGACGCCGTGCTCCTGGCCTTCGCAGCCTCGCTCTAA
- a CDS encoding NIPSNAP family protein, producing MSYKPPFAALNRWSLKGSTVCCIALISFAAGSLFTARLTHLQQVEADSNRVFELDIYHAVPGKVPALESRFSDAAKLLAKHDLDVVGYWVPNGDPAWNNTFIYLVAHSSREAAEKNWNAFHTDPAFQKYRKSENAEKLIENVDEIYMRPTNYSPMK from the coding sequence ATGAGCTACAAACCACCCTTCGCTGCGCTCAATCGCTGGAGTCTCAAAGGTTCGACCGTATGCTGCATTGCACTTATCTCGTTTGCCGCCGGATCGCTCTTCACAGCCCGCTTGACGCACCTGCAGCAAGTGGAGGCCGACAGCAATCGCGTCTTCGAGCTCGATATCTATCACGCTGTACCGGGCAAGGTGCCCGCTCTTGAGTCACGTTTTAGCGACGCAGCAAAGCTACTCGCCAAGCACGATCTCGACGTCGTCGGTTACTGGGTACCCAACGGAGATCCTGCGTGGAACAACACCTTCATCTACCTCGTCGCTCATTCGAGTCGGGAGGCGGCAGAAAAGAACTGGAACGCATTCCACACTGACCCGGCGTTTCAAAAATATCGAAAGTCCGAGAACGCCGAAAAGTTGATAGAAAACGTCGACGAGATCTATATGCGTCCAACAAATTATTCGCCTATGAAGTAA
- a CDS encoding DUF1338 domain-containing protein: MSTGTSVLREVLGKIIGTDRTEHLFKLLVIHPEIAAAPGPQVSRAVLAQALNMLLFEDLLRRVPTAKTYADYTLGKGRQILHDHGAVRTVALEGMGGLPAGQEAITRILRPLGYALNGVYPLERLKMTGRSHAQADYSEEIAQFFLSELHPERFSPEFQAAVRRVTASSKDPITPQAKSLLDKLESTGSLTIDESVALLPVLASVFERQHTEPTLADYEILLAESPEMAWISTEGNAFNHATDRVPDVDQLAEEQKALGQPMKAAVETSQSGRVRQTAFLAAKVQRKFHTPEGALVSKEVNGSFYEFITRLPLPEEDGKQKLDLGFDSSNAQAIFKMTATGKA; the protein is encoded by the coding sequence ATGAGCACAGGCACCAGCGTCCTACGCGAAGTACTCGGCAAGATCATCGGCACCGACCGCACCGAACACCTCTTCAAGCTGCTCGTCATCCATCCCGAGATCGCCGCCGCCCCCGGCCCGCAGGTCTCCCGCGCCGTCCTTGCGCAAGCACTCAACATGCTCCTCTTCGAAGACCTTCTTCGGCGCGTCCCCACCGCGAAGACCTACGCCGACTACACCCTAGGCAAGGGCCGCCAGATCCTCCACGATCACGGCGCTGTCCGCACCGTCGCACTCGAAGGCATGGGCGGCCTCCCCGCCGGACAGGAGGCCATCACCCGCATCCTTCGCCCTCTCGGTTACGCACTCAACGGCGTCTACCCGCTCGAGCGCCTCAAGATGACCGGCCGCTCCCACGCCCAGGCCGACTACTCCGAGGAGATCGCCCAGTTCTTCCTCAGCGAGCTTCACCCCGAGCGCTTCTCCCCCGAGTTCCAGGCAGCCGTCCGCCGCGTCACCGCGAGTTCGAAAGACCCGATCACTCCGCAGGCGAAATCGCTCCTCGACAAACTCGAATCCACCGGCTCTCTCACCATCGACGAGTCCGTCGCACTTCTCCCCGTCCTCGCCTCCGTCTTCGAGCGCCAGCACACCGAGCCCACCCTCGCCGACTACGAGATCCTTCTCGCCGAATCCCCCGAGATGGCTTGGATCTCCACCGAAGGCAACGCCTTCAACCACGCCACCGACCGCGTCCCCGACGTCGATCAACTCGCCGAAGAACAGAAAGCCCTCGGCCAGCCCATGAAGGCCGCCGTCGAAACTTCACAATCCGGCCGCGTCCGCCAGACCGCCTTCCTCGCCGCCAAGGTTCAGCGCAAGTTCCACACCCCCGAAGGTGCTCTCGTCTCCAAAGAGGTCAACGGCTCCTTCTACGAGTTCATCACCCGCCTCCCGCTCCCCGAAGAAGACGGCAAACAAAAACTCGATCTCGGCTTCGACAGCTCCAACGCACAAGCCATCTTCAAAATGACCGCAACGGGTAAAGCCTAG
- a CDS encoding FAD-binding and (Fe-S)-binding domain-containing protein, with protein MSTSPFVVLPSSHARAHDTFPDADELASLLREQIRGEVRFDPASKALYSTDASNYRHIPIGVVIPRDEADVITTVALCRRFNAPVLTRGAGTSLAGQGCNAAVILDFSKYMNGMGEIDVQNRTVQVQPGIVLDRVRDAAEKLHLTFAPDPATHSRCTIGGMIGNNSCGVHGLMGGKTVDNIASLDLLLYDGTRLTVGPTTEAELAANIAAGGRVGEIYATLKSLRDTYANQVREKFPNIPRRVSGFNLDELLPENSFNVARAMVGSEGTCAIILGATLELVQSPPCRTLVGVGFPDIFLGADYVPQILEHKPIGFEGMDGLLLDAMRRKQKFAEELTLLPEGNGFLIVEFGADTQPEANAKARALAAYLKTIPAEATTRIYTSAEAKSVWRVRESALGATAFIPGVGTGWEGWEDAAVDPHQLGSYLRAIFALMNEYGYRSPMYGHFGQGCVHMRHNFDLETPEGILKFRQFMDSAADIALAHGGSLSGEHGDGQARGALLPKMFGPELMQAFRTFKRLFDPTNRLNPGKLIDAHEPHEDLRLGADYNPWHPKTHFAYAENNGSFADANLRCVGVGACRKTDAGTMCPSFMATGEELHSTRGRAHLLWELMQGEVLPDQWKNKQVKESLDLCLACKACKSECPVSVDMATYKSEFLAHHYEGESRPLSHYAFGRIDLFARLASYAPHLVNTINHTPLISAVMKKLLHIHPKRTFPRFSKPFTPDRRLARDPQRRRDRRIPLPAEAPEVFLWADTFNNYFHPAAMRAAHNVLTTAGFRVTLPTQHLCCGRPLYDFGMLDTAKDYLLKTLNALTAQLQAGTPIVVLEPSCASVFRDELTNLLPHDPRAQKLRDQTFLLSEFLVKHAPHYRPPQLDEKILVHGHCHHRATMGMHDEIALLRLTGADVELLDSGCCGMAGPFGFEKEKYTVSQTLANRVLLPAVRNKAANTILVTDGFSCAEQVTQNTNTKPMHLAEVLAQPQKP; from the coding sequence ATGTCCACCTCCCCATTCGTCGTCCTGCCGAGCTCCCACGCCCGCGCACACGACACCTTCCCCGACGCCGACGAACTCGCCTCACTCCTCCGCGAGCAGATCCGCGGCGAAGTCCGCTTCGACCCCGCCTCCAAGGCCCTCTACTCCACTGACGCCTCCAACTATCGCCACATCCCCATCGGCGTCGTCATCCCCCGCGACGAAGCCGACGTCATCACCACCGTCGCTCTCTGCCGCCGCTTCAACGCGCCCGTCCTCACCCGCGGAGCAGGAACCTCGCTTGCCGGCCAGGGCTGCAACGCCGCGGTCATCCTCGACTTCTCCAAATACATGAACGGCATGGGCGAGATCGACGTGCAGAACCGCACCGTTCAGGTCCAGCCCGGCATCGTGCTCGATCGCGTTCGCGACGCCGCAGAAAAACTCCACCTCACCTTCGCCCCCGACCCCGCCACCCACAGCCGATGCACCATAGGCGGCATGATCGGCAACAACTCCTGCGGCGTTCACGGTCTTATGGGCGGCAAGACCGTCGACAACATCGCATCCCTCGACCTACTCCTCTACGACGGCACCCGCCTCACCGTAGGCCCCACCACCGAAGCCGAGCTCGCCGCCAACATCGCAGCCGGCGGCCGCGTCGGCGAGATCTACGCCACTCTGAAATCCCTCCGCGACACCTACGCGAACCAGGTCCGCGAGAAGTTCCCCAACATCCCCCGCCGAGTCTCCGGCTTCAACCTCGACGAGCTCCTCCCCGAAAACTCCTTCAACGTAGCCCGCGCCATGGTCGGCAGCGAAGGCACCTGCGCCATCATCCTCGGCGCAACATTGGAGCTCGTCCAATCTCCACCCTGCCGCACCCTCGTCGGCGTCGGCTTCCCCGACATCTTCCTCGGCGCCGACTACGTCCCACAGATCCTCGAGCACAAACCTATCGGCTTCGAAGGCATGGACGGTCTCCTCCTCGATGCCATGCGCCGCAAGCAGAAGTTCGCCGAAGAGCTCACTCTCCTCCCGGAAGGCAACGGCTTCCTCATCGTCGAGTTCGGCGCCGACACCCAACCCGAGGCCAACGCTAAGGCTCGCGCTCTCGCCGCCTACCTCAAAACCATTCCCGCCGAAGCAACCACACGCATCTACACCTCCGCCGAAGCCAAGAGTGTCTGGCGCGTTCGCGAGTCCGCCCTCGGCGCCACCGCCTTCATCCCCGGCGTCGGTACCGGATGGGAGGGTTGGGAAGACGCCGCCGTCGATCCCCACCAACTCGGCAGCTATCTCCGCGCCATCTTCGCGCTCATGAACGAATACGGCTACCGCAGCCCCATGTACGGCCACTTCGGCCAAGGCTGCGTCCACATGCGCCACAACTTCGACCTCGAAACTCCCGAAGGCATCCTCAAATTCCGTCAATTCATGGACAGCGCCGCCGACATCGCTCTCGCCCACGGCGGCTCTCTCTCCGGCGAGCACGGCGACGGCCAGGCGCGCGGCGCTCTCCTCCCCAAGATGTTCGGCCCCGAACTCATGCAGGCCTTCCGCACCTTCAAGCGCCTCTTCGACCCCACCAACCGCCTTAACCCCGGCAAGCTCATCGACGCCCACGAGCCGCACGAAGACCTCCGCCTCGGCGCCGACTACAACCCCTGGCATCCCAAGACTCACTTCGCCTACGCCGAAAACAACGGCTCCTTCGCCGACGCCAATCTCCGCTGCGTCGGCGTGGGAGCCTGCCGCAAGACCGACGCCGGCACCATGTGCCCAAGCTTCATGGCCACCGGCGAAGAACTCCACTCCACCCGCGGCCGCGCCCATCTCCTCTGGGAGCTGATGCAGGGCGAAGTCCTCCCCGACCAATGGAAGAACAAGCAGGTCAAAGAGTCCCTCGACCTCTGCCTCGCCTGCAAAGCCTGCAAGTCCGAGTGCCCTGTCTCGGTCGACATGGCCACCTACAAATCCGAGTTTCTCGCCCACCACTACGAAGGCGAGTCGCGCCCGCTCTCTCACTACGCCTTCGGCCGAATCGATCTCTTCGCCCGCCTCGCCTCCTACGCACCACACCTCGTCAACACCATCAACCACACCCCACTCATCAGCGCCGTCATGAAGAAACTCCTCCACATCCACCCGAAGCGCACCTTCCCCCGCTTCTCCAAACCCTTCACTCCCGATCGCCGCCTCGCCCGCGATCCTCAACGCCGCCGCGACCGCCGCATCCCACTCCCCGCCGAAGCCCCCGAGGTCTTCCTCTGGGCCGACACCTTCAACAACTACTTCCACCCCGCAGCCATGCGTGCCGCGCACAACGTCCTCACCACCGCCGGCTTCCGCGTCACGCTGCCCACGCAACACCTATGCTGCGGCCGCCCCCTCTACGACTTCGGCATGCTCGACACTGCCAAAGACTATCTCCTCAAAACCCTCAACGCCCTTACCGCGCAGCTACAAGCCGGCACCCCCATCGTCGTGCTCGAACCCTCCTGCGCCTCCGTCTTCCGCGACGAGCTCACCAACCTCCTCCCCCACGACCCCCGCGCGCAAAAACTCCGCGACCAGACCTTCCTCCTCAGCGAGTTCCTCGTCAAACACGCCCCGCATTACAGACCACCGCAACTCGACGAGAAGATCCTCGTCCACGGCCACTGCCATCACCGCGCAACCATGGGCATGCACGACGAGATCGCCCTCCTCCGCCTCACCGGCGCCGACGTCGAACTCCTCGACTCCGGCTGCTGCGGCATGGCCGGCCCCTTCGGCTTCGAAAAAGAAAAGTACACCGTCTCGCAAACGCTAGCCAACCGCGTCCTTCTCCCCGCCGTCCGCAACAAAGCCGCCAACACCATCCTCGTCACCGACGGCTTCAGCTGCGCCGAGCAAGTCACGCAAAACACCAACACAAAACCCATGCACCTCGCCGAAGTCCTCGCCCAACCTCAAAAACCGTGA
- a CDS encoding SGNH/GDSL hydrolase family protein, producing the protein MNELRSFALVCFLLFASQVADAQRNTWVATWTASPQSASPDPDEPLLKIEDQTVRERMRVSVGGTSIRLRLSNEFGLTPLVIGSATVALPTSPASVSTSSIHTITFNGSNSVTIPAGAPILSDPVTLPITQEGEITLSLYFPKRVATPTIHGLALKHAVVSQRGDYTHAETIEGGAQTESSILVSAVLVPAQPSQRLLVAFGDSVTDGDGSTVDADHNWPDDLARRLGSLPSSPKLAVVNEGIAGNRLLSDDFGVSALARFDRDALALPGITHIVLLEGMNDICFPGAKLGGEYLADPADIRTADDVIGAYRQLIARAHARGIRLIGATLTPFEGVVLPGYYSDSKETMRQAINKWIRTSGSFDAVIDFDTVVRDPEHPSRLSPRFASKDHLHPNDAGYKAMADSIDLRLIQ; encoded by the coding sequence ATGAATGAACTGCGGAGCTTTGCACTCGTTTGCTTTCTTCTATTCGCCTCCCAGGTTGCCGACGCACAACGAAACACCTGGGTCGCCACTTGGACAGCTAGCCCGCAATCAGCAAGCCCCGATCCAGACGAACCGCTGCTCAAGATCGAAGACCAGACGGTGCGGGAGCGCATGCGTGTATCCGTTGGTGGAACCAGTATTCGCCTTCGCCTCTCGAACGAATTCGGCCTCACTCCTCTCGTCATCGGTTCGGCGACCGTCGCATTACCGACCAGTCCGGCGAGTGTCAGCACAAGCTCGATTCACACTATTACTTTCAATGGCAGCAACTCGGTAACGATCCCTGCAGGCGCACCAATCCTCAGTGACCCGGTAACTCTTCCCATCACCCAAGAAGGAGAAATCACTCTCAGCCTCTACTTTCCCAAACGCGTCGCCACTCCGACGATCCATGGGCTGGCGCTCAAACACGCGGTGGTGTCACAACGTGGCGACTACACTCACGCAGAGACGATAGAAGGCGGGGCTCAAACCGAGTCGTCAATCCTGGTCAGTGCCGTGCTCGTTCCGGCGCAGCCGTCCCAGCGCCTACTGGTAGCGTTCGGCGACTCAGTGACTGACGGCGATGGATCTACCGTTGATGCGGACCACAACTGGCCAGACGATCTCGCTCGTCGCCTCGGAAGCTTGCCCTCGAGCCCGAAGCTGGCTGTCGTCAACGAAGGCATCGCAGGGAACCGCCTGTTGAGCGACGACTTCGGCGTCAGTGCCCTCGCTCGCTTTGATCGCGACGCTCTGGCTCTGCCAGGGATCACCCACATCGTGCTTCTCGAAGGGATGAATGACATCTGCTTTCCCGGCGCAAAGCTCGGCGGGGAATACCTCGCTGATCCCGCGGACATTCGCACCGCAGATGACGTCATCGGCGCATACCGACAACTCATCGCCCGCGCCCACGCCCGCGGCATCCGGCTGATTGGAGCCACTCTCACCCCATTCGAAGGCGTCGTTCTTCCTGGCTACTACTCGGATTCGAAGGAGACGATGAGGCAAGCGATAAATAAATGGATCAGGACCAGCGGCTCGTTCGACGCCGTCATCGACTTCGACACCGTAGTGCGCGACCCGGAACATCCCAGCAGACTGTCGCCGCGCTTTGCCTCAAAAGACCATCTCCATCCCAACGATGCCGGATACAAGGCGATGGCTGACTCGATCGACCTGCGTCTGATTCAATAA